A window of the Helianthus annuus cultivar XRQ/B chromosome 4, HanXRQr2.0-SUNRISE, whole genome shotgun sequence genome harbors these coding sequences:
- the LOC110933716 gene encoding uncharacterized protein LOC110933716, which produces MCSVEDEFLNNDVFSPIAYLGSIIEPKKVVIVGTIVAIVSDKMWYYDGCNHCKSKLEQKFETYDKEDGTSDVRDEKVYQCSNKDCQGKEFFPLSRFKIPIRVQDSTGTVTLTLFDHEALKFVGKTAKELIEIQDELLTTNELPREYPVEFEMLVNLKCAFVIKVTDFNIVNGVENYGISVVTTDVDILDELNKKWKIDQDGDSYTGDNSTPVSKDYVGDLEQSSSDLKRNLGDVYVIEEGLGSAASKPRICVENNDLDEDLGKN; this is translated from the exons ATGTGTTCTGTGGAAGATGAATTTTTAAACAATGATGTTTTTTCACCAATTGCTTATCTTGGCTCAATCATAGAG CCAAAGAAAGTGGTTATTGTTGGAACTATCGTAGCAATCGTTTCTGATAAGATGTGGTATTATGATGGGTGTAACCATTGCAAGTCCAAACTTGAGCAAAAGTTTGAAACTTATGATAAGGAAGATGGAACAAGTGATGTTAGAGATGAGAAGGTGTATCAATGTTCCAACAAGGATTGTCAAGGAAAAGAATTTTTCCCGCTGTCCAG GTTTAAAATACCAATTCGGGTTCAAGATTCAACCGGTACGGTGACACTTACATTGTTTGACCACGAAGCATTGAAGTTTGTTGGGAAAACTGCAAAGGAACTTATAGAAATTCAGGACGAG TTACTCACGACAAATGAGCTTCCAAGAGAATACCCTGTTGAATTTGAAATGTTGGTTAACCTAAAGTGTGCTTTCGTGATCAAAGTAACAGACTTTAATATTGTCAATGGTGTGGAGAATTATGGAATATCAGTTGTTACCACTGATGTTGACATCTTGGATGAGCTcaataaaaaatggaaaattgaccag gatGGTGATTCTTACACTGGGGATAACTCCACACCTGTTTCAAAGGATTACGTGGGTGACTTGGAGCAATCATCTTCTGATTTGAAGCGTAACCTTGGTGATGTTTATGTGATTGAAGAGGGATTGGGGTCGGCAGCAAGTAAGCCTCGCATATGTGTTGAGAATAATGATCTTGACGAAGATTTAGGCAAGAATTGA
- the LOC110933715 gene encoding uncharacterized protein LOC110933715: MWYFPIIPRLKRLFQAKSIAQDLLWHATSSKKPGVLRHPSDSPAWQAIDNQFPEIADDPRNLRLGISTDGVDVNRGNRNHSVWPVLAVIYNLPPWLCMKRRFIMLSVLISGTPGNDIDVFLDPLIDDLQLLFEEGVETYDAYAQEKFILRAFVLWTINDYPALGTLCGCPYSGFHGCVVCRKETQCCRLPFSSKQSYAGHRRYLPYNHPFRKQTKAFNGKQEWGTTANPMTGEEIFNEVKYVKNIWGKGFKDKVSGILENSTGRGGKTIKRKRNTSKEGDSSNSGHKEPTYWKKFNIWYRRLRYWRYNCVQHCIDFMHIEKNVAESIVGTLLNVPGKTKDGLNARLDLAHFGLKKELQAKTQGNKTILPAACYTLTKDEKDKFCETLYNLRVPQGYCSNFSSLVNRKDRKLVGLKSHDYHMLMQQFLPIAIRSIMPEPTRYAIIREVKLCGPICFRWMYPFERCMKVIKGHVRNKTYPEGCIAEENIAEETIEFFSEYQKNMKTIGIPPYKYKTSENDNGEGNPLSAGKPVLVSPKLFLKAHFYVLQNTPEIVPYIEQHMTFLKNRHGGKPQAWLEKEHNTTFGHWLRNKVEKELAVSTESISETVKWISHGVHSNVLKYDVYEINGYTFRTKSRDGGVYQNSGVGVEVTDMHISKEVVTYRKNFYYGVLREIWVLDYHIKRIPLFLCDWVENRNGVKQDSLGYTLVELNRLGHKDDPFILASQARQVFYVKDQLDKKMSIVFMTPPKNYRDSYDDVDEEFSTVIFPHNDNILPRVDPLDMGNQSRDDYYRTDCNGIVLRNVD, translated from the exons ATGTGGTACTTTCCCATAATACCACGATTGAAACGACTCTTTCAAGCTAAGAGTATAGCACAAGATTTATTATGGCACGCCACAAGTTCCAAAAAACCCGGTGTTTTACGCCACCCATCAGATTCACCTGCATGGCAAGCCATAGATAACCAATTTCCCGAAATTGCTGACGATCCAAGAAATCTTCGGCTTGGCATTTCCACAGATGGGGTTGACGTAAATAGAGGTAATAGAAATCATAGTGTTTGGCCGGTTTTAGCTGTCATTTACAACCTTCCGCCTTGGTTGTGTATGAAAAGAAGGTTTATCATGCTTTCGGTACTAATATCGGGAACGCCTGGAAACGATATTGATGTGTTTTTGGATCCTTTGATTGATGATCTACAACTCTTATTTGAAGAAGGAGTTGAAACATATGACGCCTATGCACAAGAAAAATTTATCCTACGTGCATTTGTTTTATGGACGATTAATGATTACCCTGCTCTTGGTACACTATGTGGCTGCCCTTATAGTGGATTCCATGGTTGTGTAGTGTGTCGAAAAGAAACTCAATGTTGTAGACTTCCTTTCTCATCCAAGCAGAGTTATGCTGGTCACAGAAGATATTTACCATATAACCATCCTTTCAGAAAGCAAACGAAGGCGTTCAATGGAAAACAAGAATGGGGAACTACTGCAAATCCTATGACCGGGGAAGAAATATTCAACGAGGTTAAATACGTTAAGAATATATGGGGGAAAGGATTTAAGGATAAAGTATCAGGAATCCTAGAAAATTCTACTGGAAGAGGGGGGAAGACAATTAAGAGAAAAAGGAACACATCAAAAGAGGGTGATAGTTCAAATTCCGGACATAAAGAACCGACCTATTggaagaaattcaacatatggTATCGACGACTTAGGTATTGGCGGTATAATTGTGTCCAACATTGTATTGATTTCATGCACATTGAAAAGAATGTGGCTGAGAGTATTGTCGGAACATTGCTAAACGTTCCAGGAAAGACGAAAGATGGATTAAATGCTCGATTGGATCTGGCGCATTTTGGGTTAAAAAAAGAGTTGCAGGCTAAAACACAAGGCAACAAAACAATACTTCCTGCAGCATGTTACACATTAACGAAAGATGAAAAAGACAAGTTTTGTGAAACATTATACAACTTAAGGGTTCCACAAGGGTATTGTTCTAATTTTTCTAGTTTGGTGAATCGAAAGGATAGGAAACTTGTGGGACTTAAATCACATGATTATCATATGCTTATGCAACAATTTTTGCCCATTGCAATACGGTCTATCATGCCGGAACCCACAAGATATGCTATTATCAG GGAGGTAAAATTATGCGGGCCAATATGCTTTCGGTGGATGTATCCCTTTGAAAGGTGCATGAAGGTTATTAAAGGGCATGTGCGAAACAAAACTTATCCAGAAGGATGCATTGCTGAGGAGAATATTGCAGAAGAAACAATTGAGTTTTTCAGCGAATACCAAAAAAACATGAAGACTATTGGCATTCCACCATATAAGTATAAGACATCTGAAAATGATAACGGGGAAGGAAATCCTTTGTCAGCCGGTAAACCAGTTCTGGTTTCTCCGAAACTCTTCTTGAAAGCACATTTCTATGTATTGCAAAATACGCCCGAAATTGTGCCTTATATTGA ACAACACATGACCTTTTTGAAAAACCGACATGGTGGTAAACCGCAAGCGTGGCTGGAGAAAGAGCATAACACAACGTTTGGTCACTGGTTACGTAACAAG GTTGAAAAAGAGTTAGCGGTTTCCACAGAAAGTATATCAGAAACCGTAAAGTGGATTTCACATGGAGTACACAGCAACGTATTAAAATACGATGTATATGAAATCAATGGCTATACATTTCGTACAAAATCTCGTGACGGTGGAGTTTACCAAAACAGTGGGGTCGGTGTAGAGGTAACTGACATGCACATTTCTAAAGAAGTAGTAACCTACAGAAAGAACTTCTATTATGGGGTATTACGAGAGATCTGGGTACTAGATTATCATATTAAAAGAATTCCTCTTTTCTTGTGCGACTGGGTTGAAAATAGAAATGGGGTCAAACAAGATAGTCTTGGTTACACGTTGGTCGAACTTAACAGATTAGGCCACAAGGATGATCCGTTCATATTGGCCTCACAAGCACGACAGGTGTTTTATGTTAAAGACCAGCTGGATAAAAAAATGTCTATTGTCTTTATGACACCTCCCAAAAACTATAGAGATTCGTATGACGACGTTGATGAGGAATTTAGTACTGTAATTTTTCCTCACAATGATAATATATTGCCACGTGTAGATCCACTTGACATGGGTAATCAATCCCGCGATGATTATTACAGAACCGACTGTAACGGTATAGTTTTACGTAATGTCGATTGA